Within the Saccharopolyspora gloriosae genome, the region CTGATCGCGGGCACCGGGCTCGGCGTGGCGCTGCTGCTGCACCATCCGGTGGCGGCGCTGGCGGGTTTCGCGCTGTTCGGCGTGGGGCTCTCGTGCATCGTGCCGCAGATCTTCAGCGCCGCCGGGCACCGCGACCCCGCTCGCAGCGGCCGGGACTTGGCGCAGGTCAGCACGTTGTCCTACGGCGGGCTGCTCGCCGGCCCGGTGTTCATCGGCCTGCTCGCGCAGGGGTTCGGCCTGTCGGTCGGGCTCGCGGTTCCGGCGGTGCTGGCGCTGCTGGTGGCGGTCGCGGCGAACGCGGTGCGGCCGCGAACGTCCACGTCCGGACGGGCGTGATCACGCACTCGGGGTAACGGCGTAGCCTCCGGGACGCTTGATCGGATGACCGCGACCGACGGGATCACGATTGATCGACCCTGCCGCGGGTAATCCGATGGGCGGGCGTAGTGCTGAGCACGCTGGAATTCGGCGCGCTAATCGGAAGGAGACGCTGTGGGCATCCTCAGCTGGATCATTTTCGGCCTGATCGCGGGCGCGATCGCGAAGTTCGTCCTGCCCGGCAGGGACCCGGGCGGGATCATCGTGACGATCCTCATCGGCATCGTCGGCGGCCTGCTCGGCGGCTGGCTGAGCAGCCAGTTCGGCGGCCAGGGCGTCACCGGGTTCAGCGTGATGAGCTTCGTGTGGGCAGTGATCGGTTCCCTCATTCTGCTGATCGCCTACCGCCTGGTCTTCAACAAGTCACGGTCCTGATCAGGACCTGACACGACGGTGCCCGGAAGCTCTCGGCTTCCGGGCACCGCTCGTTATCAGGCTTGGAGGGTCACTCCGCGGCGGAACCGTCCTCGTCGCGCTTGGCGTCGACCGCACGCCGCAGGTCCCGCAGGTCGCGCATGGCCTGCACGGCGTGCGCACCGTCGGTGGACTGGACGGCCATGACCGAGGCGTACTCGTCGTGGGCCAGCTCCAGCCGCGCCCACGCCGCGCCGTCGGGGAAGCTGATCGCGTACACCTCGTCCCACGAGTAGTGGTGGGTGTTGATGATGTTGCGCACTTCGATCCCGTCCAGGTCGGCGTGCAGCCGCGGCCGGGCCAGCAGCAGGGCGCCGCAAGCCAGCAGCACGCCGAGACCCGCCATCGCGACCTGATCGGAGATCCGGAAGTACACGCCCGTCGGGGTGTTGCGCAGCAGCACCGCGACCACGGTGAACACCACCACCAGCACGATCGCCACCGGGATCACCACCCGGCGAATCTTCACCGGCCGCACCGTCACGGTCCGGGCCGCGTCCTCGGGCCGTTGATCCACCGTCGCCACGCTTCCTGCCGATGTGTCCGTCTCGTCCGCCGGTTCCGCACCGGCCGCTTCGCTGCGCGCCTCACCTGACTGCATGTGTCCAGTTTGCCCGCCCCCGTCGACGAGCCCACGACAGCCCTCGAAACTCAGCGGGCCTGCGCCGAATCGGGACGACCTTCTGCCCCACAGCTCGGGCCGCGGCCGGAAGTCAGCGGGAGCGCAGGTCGCGGAGCACCAGGGCGGTCTCCAGGGCCGCCGCGGTCGCCTCGAAGCCCTTGTCCTCCACCGACTCGGGGAATCCGGCTCGGTCCCTGGCCTGCTGATCGGTGTCGCAGGTGAGCAGGCCGTTGCCGACGGCCGTCGCCTCGTCCAGCGCCACCCTGGTCAGGCCGCTGGTGACCGAGTCGCAGACGTACTCGAAGTGCGGGGTCCCGCCGCGGATCACCACGCCCAGCGCCACCACGGCGTCGTGCCCCCGGGCCAACTCCTGGCACACCACGGGAAGTTCGATCGATCCCGGTACCCGCACCACCGTCGGCTCGCTGATCCCGGCCGCCTCTGCGGCGGCCAGCGCGCGTTCGAGCATCCGGTCGGTGAGGTTCTCGTGCCAGCGGATGCCCGCGATGGCCAGCTTCAGCCCTTCCGCACGCGGCACCTCGACGCGCGGCCTGCCCTCGCCGCTCATGCCGTGACCCCGGCGTTGCCGAAGCCCGACTCGTCGCCGTCGCCGGTGATGGACGAATCCTCGCCGTCGTCGAGGTGGTTCAACTCGTGCCCCATCCGATCCCGCTTGGTGCGCAGGTAGCGCAGGTTCTCCGGGTTCGGGCGGATCGGCAGCGACTCCCGGCCCACGACCTTGAGCCCGTAGCCTTCCAGCCCGATCCGCTTCTCCGGGTTGTTCGTCAGCAGCCGCATCGACTTCACGCCCAGGTCGCACAGGATCTGCGCGCCCTGGCCGTAGTCGCGGCTGTCGACCGGCATGCCCAGCGCGACGTTGGCGTCCACGGTGTCGGCGCCGTCGTCCTGCAGCTGGTAGGCCTGCAGCTTGTGGATCAGGCCGATGCCGCGCCCCTCGTGCCCGCGCATGTAGAGCACGATGCCGCGGCCCTCTTCGGCGACCTTCTCCATCGCGGCCGACAGCTGCGGCCCGCAGTCGCAGCGCAGCGAGCCGAGCACGTCACCGGTGAGGCACTCCGAGTGCACTCGCACCAGCACGTCCTCGCCGTCGCCGATCTCGCCGTAGACCAGCGCCAGGTGCTCTATGCCGTCGAGCGTGCTGTCGTAGCCGAAGGTGCGGAAAGTGCCGTGCGCGGTGGGGATGCGGGCCTCGGCGACGCGCTCCACCTGCTTCTCGAACCGCCTGCGGTAGGCGATGAGGTCGGCGATCGTGATCAGCCGCAGGTCGTGCTCGTCGGCGAAGACCTCCAGCTCGTCGCGCCGCGCCATGTCGCCCTCGGACTTCTGGCTGACGATCTCGCACAGCGCGCCCACCGGCCGCAACCCGGCCAGCCGGGACAGGTCCACGCTGGCCTCGGTGTGGCCGGGCCTGCGCAGCACGCCGCCGTCGCGGGCGCGCAGCGGCACCACGTGGCCCGGCCGGTGCAGGTCGCGGGA harbors:
- a CDS encoding GlsB/YeaQ/YmgE family stress response membrane protein, which translates into the protein MGILSWIIFGLIAGAIAKFVLPGRDPGGIIVTILIGIVGGLLGGWLSSQFGGQGVTGFSVMSFVWAVIGSLILLIAYRLVFNKSRS
- a CDS encoding PH domain-containing protein; the protein is MQSGEARSEAAGAEPADETDTSAGSVATVDQRPEDAARTVTVRPVKIRRVVIPVAIVLVVVFTVVAVLLRNTPTGVYFRISDQVAMAGLGVLLACGALLLARPRLHADLDGIEVRNIINTHHYSWDEVYAISFPDGAAWARLELAHDEYASVMAVQSTDGAHAVQAMRDLRDLRRAVDAKRDEDGSAAE
- the ribH gene encoding 6,7-dimethyl-8-ribityllumazine synthase, producing the protein MSGEGRPRVEVPRAEGLKLAIAGIRWHENLTDRMLERALAAAEAAGISEPTVVRVPGSIELPVVCQELARGHDAVVALGVVIRGGTPHFEYVCDSVTSGLTRVALDEATAVGNGLLTCDTDQQARDRAGFPESVEDKGFEATAAALETALVLRDLRSR
- a CDS encoding bifunctional 3,4-dihydroxy-2-butanone-4-phosphate synthase/GTP cyclohydrolase II — its product is MSNRFDDIERALADIAAGRPVIVVDDEDRENEGDLIFAAEKATPELVAFMVRYTSGYLCVGMTGEDCDRLDLPPMYHSNQDRKGTAYTVAVDAAEGVSTGISASDRARTLQVLAATESQSRDLHRPGHVVPLRARDGGVLRRPGHTEASVDLSRLAGLRPVGALCEIVSQKSEGDMARRDELEVFADEHDLRLITIADLIAYRRRFEKQVERVAEARIPTAHGTFRTFGYDSTLDGIEHLALVYGEIGDGEDVLVRVHSECLTGDVLGSLRCDCGPQLSAAMEKVAEEGRGIVLYMRGHEGRGIGLIHKLQAYQLQDDGADTVDANVALGMPVDSRDYGQGAQILCDLGVKSMRLLTNNPEKRIGLEGYGLKVVGRESLPIRPNPENLRYLRTKRDRMGHELNHLDDGEDSSITGDGDESGFGNAGVTA